CCGCCTGGCTGAGCCTCGTGCTCACCACGATCAGCTGGGTCTTCCAGACCCCGGTGGCCCTGCTGTTGGGCGTGTGGGCGGCGGGTCGTCAGCGCAGCCGCGCGTTCCTGTCGGCGATCTTCTTCATCCCGCTGCTGCTCTCCACCACCGCGATCGCGATGCTCTTCCACGCCCTGCTGGACCCGAATTTCGGTGTGATCCGGACGATCGGCCCCTGGCTCGGCATCGACCCCGCCGTCATGGGATCGTCCACCGGCGCCCTGCTCGTCGTCGCCTTCGTCGGCGGCTGGCAGTTCATGCCGTTCCACACGCTGATCTACCAGGGTGGCGCCCGGCAGATCCCCGAAGTCCTCTACCAGGCCGCCTCCATCGACGGCGCCGGGACGGTGAGGCAGTTCTTCCACATCACTCTGCCGCAGCTGCGCCACACGATGACGACCTCGTCGGTCCTGATGATCGTCGGCTCGCTGACCTACTTCGACACGGTGCTCATCATGACCAAGGGCGGACCCGGCACGGACACGACGATCCTGCCCTACCTGATGTACCGGACCGGCTTCCAGACCTACGACCTCGGCTACGCGGCGGCCATCGCCACCGCACTGGTCGTCGTGGCCACCGGTATCTCGCTGCTCATGGTCCGCCTCAGCGGCTTCGGGTCCATGCGGTCCACCCGGGAAGGTATGTGACGAGATGTCGATCGACACCCGCGCCGCTGCGCCGCAGCACCGCACGACACCTGCCGCGCCGCGCCGTGGCCGCCCGGCCCGCCGGCGCAGGCTCCTGGGCAACCCGGTGGCCGGATTCGGCCCGCTGATCTGGCTCCTCGTCGTCCTGGTGCCGCTCTACACCCTGGTCTCCGCTTCGCTGATGCGTCAGGACGAGGCGCTGAACGGCGACCCGCTGGCGATCCCGACGGACCCGACGTTCGAGAACTACCGCACCGTGCTGGACAGCGGATTCCTCACACTGATCGGGAACACCGCGCTCGTGGCGGTGGCCACGGTGGCCATCGTGCTGGTGCTCTCGGTCCCGGTGGCCTACGTGGCGGTGCGCACCCGCAGCCGCCTCTCGTCGCTCGCCTTCCGCACCTTCCTGCTCGGCGTGGCGATCCCGGCGCAGGCGGTCATCGTCCCGCTCTACCTGATGATCGGGAAGCTGGGGCTGTACGACACCCTGTGGGCGATCATCCTGCCCACCGCGGCGTTCGCGATGCCCGTCGCCGTCCTCGTGCTCAGCGGCACGATGCGTGACGTCTCCGAGGAGATGTACGAGGCGATGGCCCTCGACGGTGCCTCGCCCGTACGCATGCTGTGGCAGTTGGCCGTTCCGCTCTCCAGGGCGGGGATCAGCACCGTCGCGATCTTCTCCGCGCTGCAGGCGTGGAACGGCTTCCTGTTCCCGCTGATCCTCACCCAGTCGGAGGAGCGGCGCGTACTGACACTGGGACTGTTCAACTTCATGAGCCAGTTCGGAGTGAACATCCCCGCGGTGCTGGCAGCGATCGTCCTCTCCGTCATACCCATCTTCGCCGTGTACCTCGTGGCCCGGCGGGCGCTGATCAACGGACTGATGGGGGTGGGCGGCAAGTAGCACACCGACGCCGCCCCGGACCACAGCACTCATGAGAGGAACCTCTGCCGTCATGGCAATCCACCCTGCCCCGCAGGCCCGTCAGGCCGATCCGCCCCCCGCCGTCGACGGCCCGTGGCGCGACCCCTCGCTCGACCCCGAGGTGAGGGTGGCCGACCTGGCGGCCCGGATGACGCTCGAGGAGAAGGCCGCCCAGCTGTACGGGATCTGGGTGGGCGCCGACGCCGAGGGCGACGGAGTCGCACCGCACCAGAACGACATGGTCGACCCGGTGGACTTCGAGGACATCACCACCCGCGGACTCGGCCAGCTCACCCGTCCGTTCGGCTCCGCCCCGGTGGACCCGGGAGTCGGCGCCGTCTCGCTGGCCCGCGCCCAGGCCAGGATCGTGGAGGCGGGCCGGTTCGGTGTCCCGGCGCTCGCCCACGAGGAGTGCCTGGCCGGCTTCACCGCCTGGGGTGCCACCGCCTACCCGGTGCCGCTGGCCTGGGGGGCGGCCTGGGACCCGGAGCTGGTCGCCGAGATGGCGCACCGCATCGGCAGCGACATGCGTTCGGTGGGTGTCCACCAGGGCCTCGCCCCGGTCCTGGACGTGGTGCGTGACCTGCGCTGGGGCCGTGTCGAGGAGACCATCGGCGAGGACCCCTACCTGGTCGCGACCATCGGCACGGCGTACGTCCGCGGACTGGAGTCCTCCGGGGTCGTCGCCACGCTCAAGCACTTCGCGGGCTACTCGGCTTCGGCCGGCGCACGCAATCTCTCCCCGGTGCGTGCCGGAGCCCGGGAGATGGCCGACGTGATCCTCCCGCCGTTCGAGATGGCGGTCCGTGAGGGAGGCCCACGCTCGGTGATGCACTCGTACGCCGAGATCGACGGAGTGCCCGCCGCGGCCGACCCGGCCCTGCTCACCGGCCTCCTCAGGGACACCTGGGGCTTCACCGGAACGGTCGTCGCCGACTACTTCGGCATCGGCTTCCTGGAGACCCTGCACCGGGTGGCCGAGAGCCGCGGCGACGCCGCCCGTCTCGCACTGACGGCGGGAGTGGACGTCGAGCTCCCCACCGTACGCAGCTACGGGGACGAACTGGTGGCCGCCGTACGCGACGGACTCGTGGCCGAGGAACTGGTGGACCGCGCCCTGCGCCGGGTCCTGCTGCAGAAGTGCGAGCTCGGCCTGCTCGATCCGGACCGGGAGGTCCTGCCCGCCGCGCTCGACGGGGTGGATCCGGAGCAGGCGCGCGGCAGCGTGGACCTCGACCCTCCGCGCAACCGTGCCCTGGCCCGGCTGCTCGCCGAACGCTCCTGCGTGCTGCTGGCCAACCCCGGTGGCGCGCTCCCGCTGGCCGGCACCGGACGGATCGCGGTGGTGGGGCCCCGCGCCGACGACCCGCTGGCCATGCTCGGCTGCTACTCCTTCCCGAGCCACGTCGGGGTCCAGCACCCCGACGCACCCATGGGCATCGTCGTGCCGACGGTGCTGGAAGCGCTCCGCGAGGAGTTCCCCGGCGTGGACGTCGACCACGCGCAGGGCTGCGAGGTGGACGGCACGGACGCCTCCGGGATCGAAGGCGCCGCGGCGCTGGCTGCCGGGGCGGACGTCTGTGTGGCCGTGCTCGGGGACCGGGCCGGACTGTTCGGCCGCGGAACCTCCGGTGAGGGCTGCGACGCCGCCGACCTGGCGCTGCCCGGTCTCCAGGGCGAACTCCTGGACGCACTGCTCGCCACCGGGACCCCGGTGGTCCTGGTGCTGCTGACGGGCCGTACGTACGCCCTCGGCGGGCGGGCGGACCGGCTGGCCGGTTGTGTGCAGGCGTTCTTCCCCGGCGAGGAGGGCGGGCCGGCGCTCGCGGGCGTGCTCTCGGGACGGGTCAACCCCTCCGGCCGGCTGCCTCTGGGTGTGCCCGACGGCCCCGGCGGTCAGCCGTGGACGTATCTGCAGCCGCCGCTCGGCCGGGCCAACGGGGTCAGCAACCTGGACCCGACCCCGCTCTACCCCTTCGGCCACGGGCTCTCGTACACCTCGTTCGCCTGGGAGGCCGGTGCGGACGTGCCGGCCGAGCTGCCCACCGACGGGGAGACCGACCTCGCGATCACGGTGCGTAACACCGGCGACCGCGACGGCGCCGAAGTCGTCCAGCTCTACGCCCACGATCCGGTCGCCCAGACCACGCGGCCCGAGGCCCGGCTGATCGGATACGCCCGGGTTCAGCTGGCGGCGGGGGAGTCCCGCAGGGTCGGGTTCCGCTTCCACCCGGACCTGGTCTCGTTCACCGGGGCCGGGGGACGCCGGATCGTCGAACCCGGCGCCCTGGAGCTGCGCTTCGCCACCTCCAGCGACATCGCGGACGTCAAGCACACGGTGCGGCTGCGCCTCACCGGGCCCGAGCGCACCGTCGACCACCGGCGCCGCCTGGTCTGCGCCACGTCCGTCGACGAGCCGGCCGCACCGAAGTGAGTGCGGACGCGGCGCCCGAGGGGCGGGCCGGGTGGAGCCGAAACTTTCGGAGACACCCGCCGGCAGGGCACGGCCGACCCGACGTGGTACTCCAGAACCTCGTGGTGGGCGACGGCGGCATCCAGCCCGGCCGTCCGGGCCCGCCGGGAAGTCTCCGGCCGAGCTGACCGGAGCAGGACGAGGAGGCGACAGGAATGGGTATCGAGATCCAGGACCCCGAGGGGCGCGGCGCGACGCTGGAGGTGGCCCCCGGGCCCGCGGAAGGGCCTCTTCAGGTCGGCATCGTGATCGGCGGCCCGTCGGCACGCACCTCCTGGTCCTGCACCCCGGCCGCCGCCCGGGAACTCGCCGCGGTCCTCGTCACGGCGGCGGCCGAGGCGGAGAGCGCCCGGGAGTCGGAGCCCGTCACCGTCGCGGCCCGCGATCTCCTGCGGGGCGACGTACGGGACGGGGACCGGCTCATGACGGTGGAGGCCGTCAGGGCGGACGGTGCGAACGTCCAGGTGACCTGGACATCCGGAGCCGGACGCAGCTGGAGCCAGATGTACGAGGCCGATGCCGCTGTCCGGCTCCGGCGCAGGCTGCGACCGGGGACTCGGCAGACCGGTTCATAGTTCGAAGGAAGTCGTAGTACGGCAAGTGTCGTAGTACGGCGAGTTTCGTAGTACGGTGAAGCTCGTACGAAACGACGGCCCGGCGCGCCCGGGCCGTCCTGCCGCCCGTAGCCTCCCGCGGAATCGGAGCCCCTTGTGAGTGCACTGTTCGAGCCCTACGCCCTGAGGTCGCTGACCGTTCCCAACCGCGTCTGGATGGCGCCGATGTGCCAGTACAGCGCCGCGGCGTCCGGCCCCGACGCCGGAACGGCCAACGACTGGCACTTCTCCCACTACACGGCGCGCGCGGCAGGCGGAACCGGCCTCGTGCTGGTCGAAGCCACCGCCGTCAGCCCCGAGGGCCGGATCAGCGCCGCGGACCTGGGCATCTGGAACGACCGTCAGGTGGACGCCTTCCGCCGCATCACCGCCTTCCTCGAAGGCCAGGGAACGGTGCCGGGAATCCAGCTGGCCCACGCCGGGCGGAAGGCGTCGACCGGCCGCCCCTGGCAGGGCGGCGGCCCCGTCGCCACCGACGACCCCGAGGGCTGGCAGCCCGTGGGCCCGAGCCCCCTCGCGTACGACGAGGGTCACACGGTGCCCACCGAGCTCAGCGCCGAGGACATCCAGCAGGTCGTGCGCCAGTTCGCCGACGCGGCCCGCCGGGCGCTCGACGCGGGATTCCGGGTCGCCGAGATCCACGGGGCGCACGGCTATCTGATCGGTGAGTTCCTCTCCCCGCACAGCAACCACCGCACCGACGCCTACGGCGGCTCCTTCGAGAACCGCACACGCCTCGCGCTGGAGGTCGTGGACGCCGTACGCGCGGTCTGGCCCGAGGAGCTGCCCCTCTTCTTCCGTATCTCCGCCACCGACTGGCTGACCGAGAACGCGGACGACCCCCGCGAGGGCTGGACCGCCGACGACACCGTCCGCTTCGCACGCGAGCTCCTCGCGCACGGCGTCGACCTGCTCGACGTCTCGACCGGGGGACTGGCGCCGAAGGCGCGGATCCCCGTGGAGCCGGGCTACCAGGTGCCGTTCGCCGAGCGCGTGCGCAAGGAGACCGGCCTCCCGGTCGGCGCCGTGGGGCTGATCACCGACCCCGTGCAGGCGGAGAAGATCCTCGCGGACGGCAGCGCCGACGCCGTCCTGCTCGGCCGCGAACTGCTGCGCGATCCCTACTTCGCCCGCAACGCGGCACGTGCGCTCGGCGGTGACGTCAGGGCGCCCGAACCGTACGGCTACGCGGTGTGACGCAGCGTCTGTGGGTACGCTGAGCGGCGATGTTCACTCCTCAGGGCCCCACGCTGCGCGAGCTGGCCGTACAGGCGCTCTCCTCGACGATGCGGGGATACGACCTGCTCGCACCGAAGTTCGACCGGACGCCCTATCGGACTCCGGACCGGGTGCTCGAAGCCGTAGCCGAAGCCGTGCGGCCCCTCGGGCCGTTCGGCCGGGGCCTGGACGTCTGCTGCGGCACCGGGGCGGGCGTGGACGTGCTGCGCGGGCTCTGCCGGGAGCGTGTCACCGGCGTCGACTTCAGCGCGGGCATGCTCGACGTCGCCCGGGGTGCGCACACCGGGGCCGCCGGAGGCCCGGTCGTGGACTGGGTCCGGGCGGACGCCCTGGCCCTGCCGTTCACCCGCGCCTTCGACCTGGCCCTGAGCTTCGGGGCGTTCGGCCATTTCCTGCCGGAGGAGCGTCCCGGGCTGTTCGGCCAGGTCCATGGCGCGCTCCGGCCGGGCGGGCTGTTCGTCTTTCCGGTCGGCGCCCCGCCCGCGGTGGGTTCCCGGGCGTACTGGTCGCTTCTCGGCTTCGACCTGGCCATGCGGGCGCGCAACGCCCTGTGGCGCCCGCCCTTCGTGATGTACTACCGCACCTTCCCGCTCGCGGGAGTGACGGACGACCTCGTGAGGACCGGATTCACGGTGCGGCTGCTGCCCCTGGAGGAGTTCGGCCGGAGACCCGACGGCAGCCCCCGCGTCCGGCTCGTGGTGGCTGCCCGTGCATAAAACTACGACGACTCTCGTACAATGGAGTCCCCTGTCCGAAGTGGAGCCACCGTGACGACGAACACCGCTCGCGTGCTCGCCCACCCCTCGCGTGACGAGATCCGCGTCGAGGGAGTGCTCCACGCGCTGGCCGATCCGATCAGGCTGCGGATCGTGCGCCAGCTGGCCGGAGCGGCGGACGAGCAGGCATGCTCCCGCTTCGACCTCCCCGTGTCCAAGTCCACCACCACGCACCACTTCAGGGTGCTCCGTGAGAACGGCGTCATCAACCAGTTCTACCGGGGCACGGCCAAGCTGAGCTGCGTACGGACCGAGGACCTGGACGTGCTCTTCCCCGGTCTGCTCGACAGCGTCCTGCGCGGAGCGGACCTGCAGGCCCGGCGCCTCGGCAGCGCCGACGCGTCCTCGGCGACACCGTCAGGGGCCGCCGCGGGCCGCGTCGAGCAGCCCTGACCAGTCGGGGATCTTCACCCGCCCACGTCCGAGCGAACGGCCCAGCGCCGACTCCGCGCGTTCGATGGAGAGCCATCCGTCCCACTCCACCGGCCGCAGCCCCTGGGACCGGAGAACCTCCAGCGGATCGGCGGGGACCTCCCGGCCGGCAAGGAGCGGCGCGTCCTCGACCAGCGAGGCGACGGTCTCCTTGGCACACGACCGGTTCGAGCCGATCACCCCGGTGGGGCCGCGCTTGATCCATCCGGCGACGTACTCCCCGGGCGACGTCCTGCCGTCCCTGACCACCCGGCCCGCCACATGGGGCACGGTGCCGTGCGCAGGGTCGAAGGGCAGCCCCCGCAGAGGCGTCCCCCGGTATCCCACTGCGCGCAGGACCAACTGCGCCTCGACGTCCTCGTACGCCCCGGTGTCCCGCACGCCCCCGGAACCGTCCGGAGCCGTCCGCGCGAACCGTACCCCCGCCACCCTGCCCTCACGCTCCAGCAGTTCGACCGGGCGCAGGAAGAACCGCAGCCGGATGCGGCGCTCCCCGTCGAGCGCGGCGCGCGGCGGGGCACCCGCCCACCCGCGCAGCACGTCCAGATTGCGCCGGACCACGGCGGGCAGCGGCTCCCCGGCGCACTCCGCCGAGGCGGCGTACGCCGGGTCGAGCGCCAGTTCCGCCCCGTCGACGACGATCCGTGCCCGGGGGAGCGCACCGAGCTCGCGCAGCTCCTTCGTGGTGAATCTGGCCGCCGAGGGGCCGCGCCTGCCGACGAGGTGCACCTCACGCACCCGGCTCGCGCCCAGCAGGTCGAGAGCGGCCCTCGGCACGTCCGTGCCCCGCAGTTCCGCAGCGCCGCGAGCCAGTATCCGGGCCACGTCGACCGCCACGTTGCCGACCCCGATCACCACCGCCGAGCGGGCCAGGAGGGCGAAGCCCCCGGCGGCCGCGTCCGGGTGGGCGCTGTACCAGGAGACGAACTCGGTGGCGGAGAAACTTCCCGGCAGCCCCTCCCCGGGAACGGAGAGCGGCCGGTCGGCCGCCGCCCCGACGCAGTAGACCACCGCGTGGTACAGCTCCTTCAGCCGGGCGGGTGACACCCCGCCGGCGCCGCCCACCTCGACATGGCCCGCGAAGGTGATCCGGTCGTCGTCCTCCAAAACCGTCCGCAGACTGCCCTGCAGAGACTTGATCTTCTCGTGGTCGGGCGCCACGCCGTAGCGGACCAGCCCGTACGGTGTGGGCAGCCGGTCCAGTACGTGCACCCGCACATCAGGCACCCGCGACTGCCGCAGCAGCTCCTGGGCCGTGTAGACCCCGCTGGGACCCGAACCGACGACGGCGACACGGAGCACGGCGTACCTCCTCCCGCAGGCTCCCTCCAGCATGGCACCGCAGGGGCGAGGCGGGGAGAGGCGCGCGGGCCCGGCCCCGCGACCCTGCGGAGCCCTCCCGGCCTCAGGCCATCAGCCCACGCATCCGGTCGATCTCCACGGTCTGCTGGGCGACGACGTCGTTGGCCATCTCCTCCACCAGGACGTTGTTGCCGTCCGCCAGGGCTTCGGTCGCCATGGTGACCGCACCCTGGTGGTGCGTGATCATCAGCTCGAGGAACATCCGGTCGAAGGCCTTCCCCCGCGTGGCGCGCAGCTCCTCGATCTGTTTGCCGGTGGCCATGCCGGGCATCGCGGAGTGGTCGTGCGACTCCTCGCGTCCGTCCCCGCCGTTGTTCTTCAGCCAGCCCTCCATCGCACCGATCTCCGGCTTCTGGGCAGCGGATATGCGCTGGGCGAGCCGTTCGACCGAGGAGGACGCCGCCCGTCCGGGGACGAGAGCGGTCAGCACCAGGGCCTGTTCGTGATGCTCGATCATCATGCGCGCGTAGCGGAAGTCGGCGGAGTTGGGGGTGTCGACCCCGGCGGCCTTCACCGCCTCCTCGGCCGACAGCGTCCTGGCCGGCTCACCGGGCTTTCCTGGTGCCACGATCGAAGGGCCCTCGTCCGCCCCGGCCTTCGCCTCGCCGCCCCCGTCGCAGCCGCCCA
The DNA window shown above is from Streptomyces sp. Alt3 and carries:
- a CDS encoding carbohydrate ABC transporter permease; the encoded protein is MPHHTPVARRHGDRKAAVGDVGRPPVAWAVPGILFFAVFAIVPLAIAVYLSFCTWDGLGSPAPTGLDNWSRLFRDSEFGQAAWLSLVLTTISWVFQTPVALLLGVWAAGRQRSRAFLSAIFFIPLLLSTTAIAMLFHALLDPNFGVIRTIGPWLGIDPAVMGSSTGALLVVAFVGGWQFMPFHTLIYQGGARQIPEVLYQAASIDGAGTVRQFFHITLPQLRHTMTTSSVLMIVGSLTYFDTVLIMTKGGPGTDTTILPYLMYRTGFQTYDLGYAAAIATALVVVATGISLLMVRLSGFGSMRSTREGM
- a CDS encoding carbohydrate ABC transporter permease, yielding MSIDTRAAAPQHRTTPAAPRRGRPARRRRLLGNPVAGFGPLIWLLVVLVPLYTLVSASLMRQDEALNGDPLAIPTDPTFENYRTVLDSGFLTLIGNTALVAVATVAIVLVLSVPVAYVAVRTRSRLSSLAFRTFLLGVAIPAQAVIVPLYLMIGKLGLYDTLWAIILPTAAFAMPVAVLVLSGTMRDVSEEMYEAMALDGASPVRMLWQLAVPLSRAGISTVAIFSALQAWNGFLFPLILTQSEERRVLTLGLFNFMSQFGVNIPAVLAAIVLSVIPIFAVYLVARRALINGLMGVGGK
- a CDS encoding beta-xylosidase/alpha-l-arabinosidase, whose product is MAIHPAPQARQADPPPAVDGPWRDPSLDPEVRVADLAARMTLEEKAAQLYGIWVGADAEGDGVAPHQNDMVDPVDFEDITTRGLGQLTRPFGSAPVDPGVGAVSLARAQARIVEAGRFGVPALAHEECLAGFTAWGATAYPVPLAWGAAWDPELVAEMAHRIGSDMRSVGVHQGLAPVLDVVRDLRWGRVEETIGEDPYLVATIGTAYVRGLESSGVVATLKHFAGYSASAGARNLSPVRAGAREMADVILPPFEMAVREGGPRSVMHSYAEIDGVPAAADPALLTGLLRDTWGFTGTVVADYFGIGFLETLHRVAESRGDAARLALTAGVDVELPTVRSYGDELVAAVRDGLVAEELVDRALRRVLLQKCELGLLDPDREVLPAALDGVDPEQARGSVDLDPPRNRALARLLAERSCVLLANPGGALPLAGTGRIAVVGPRADDPLAMLGCYSFPSHVGVQHPDAPMGIVVPTVLEALREEFPGVDVDHAQGCEVDGTDASGIEGAAALAAGADVCVAVLGDRAGLFGRGTSGEGCDAADLALPGLQGELLDALLATGTPVVLVLLTGRTYALGGRADRLAGCVQAFFPGEEGGPALAGVLSGRVNPSGRLPLGVPDGPGGQPWTYLQPPLGRANGVSNLDPTPLYPFGHGLSYTSFAWEAGADVPAELPTDGETDLAITVRNTGDRDGAEVVQLYAHDPVAQTTRPEARLIGYARVQLAAGESRRVGFRFHPDLVSFTGAGGRRIVEPGALELRFATSSDIADVKHTVRLRLTGPERTVDHRRRLVCATSVDEPAAPK
- a CDS encoding NADH:flavin oxidoreductase/NADH oxidase, with amino-acid sequence MSALFEPYALRSLTVPNRVWMAPMCQYSAAASGPDAGTANDWHFSHYTARAAGGTGLVLVEATAVSPEGRISAADLGIWNDRQVDAFRRITAFLEGQGTVPGIQLAHAGRKASTGRPWQGGGPVATDDPEGWQPVGPSPLAYDEGHTVPTELSAEDIQQVVRQFADAARRALDAGFRVAEIHGAHGYLIGEFLSPHSNHRTDAYGGSFENRTRLALEVVDAVRAVWPEELPLFFRISATDWLTENADDPREGWTADDTVRFARELLAHGVDLLDVSTGGLAPKARIPVEPGYQVPFAERVRKETGLPVGAVGLITDPVQAEKILADGSADAVLLGRELLRDPYFARNAARALGGDVRAPEPYGYAV
- a CDS encoding class I SAM-dependent methyltransferase produces the protein MFTPQGPTLRELAVQALSSTMRGYDLLAPKFDRTPYRTPDRVLEAVAEAVRPLGPFGRGLDVCCGTGAGVDVLRGLCRERVTGVDFSAGMLDVARGAHTGAAGGPVVDWVRADALALPFTRAFDLALSFGAFGHFLPEERPGLFGQVHGALRPGGLFVFPVGAPPAVGSRAYWSLLGFDLAMRARNALWRPPFVMYYRTFPLAGVTDDLVRTGFTVRLLPLEEFGRRPDGSPRVRLVVAARA
- a CDS encoding ArsR/SmtB family transcription factor; its protein translation is MESPVRSGATVTTNTARVLAHPSRDEIRVEGVLHALADPIRLRIVRQLAGAADEQACSRFDLPVSKSTTTHHFRVLRENGVINQFYRGTAKLSCVRTEDLDVLFPGLLDSVLRGADLQARRLGSADASSATPSGAAAGRVEQP
- a CDS encoding FAD-dependent oxidoreductase is translated as MLRVAVVGSGPSGVYTAQELLRQSRVPDVRVHVLDRLPTPYGLVRYGVAPDHEKIKSLQGSLRTVLEDDDRITFAGHVEVGGAGGVSPARLKELYHAVVYCVGAAADRPLSVPGEGLPGSFSATEFVSWYSAHPDAAAGGFALLARSAVVIGVGNVAVDVARILARGAAELRGTDVPRAALDLLGASRVREVHLVGRRGPSAARFTTKELRELGALPRARIVVDGAELALDPAYAASAECAGEPLPAVVRRNLDVLRGWAGAPPRAALDGERRIRLRFFLRPVELLEREGRVAGVRFARTAPDGSGGVRDTGAYEDVEAQLVLRAVGYRGTPLRGLPFDPAHGTVPHVAGRVVRDGRTSPGEYVAGWIKRGPTGVIGSNRSCAKETVASLVEDAPLLAGREVPADPLEVLRSQGLRPVEWDGWLSIERAESALGRSLGRGRVKIPDWSGLLDAARGGP
- a CDS encoding DUF305 domain-containing protein; this translates as MPRRTRLVRPAALTVTLVAAVLALGGCDGGGEAKAGADEGPSIVAPGKPGEPARTLSAEEAVKAAGVDTPNSADFRYARMMIEHHEQALVLTALVPGRAASSSVERLAQRISAAQKPEIGAMEGWLKNNGGDGREESHDHSAMPGMATGKQIEELRATRGKAFDRMFLELMITHHQGAVTMATEALADGNNVLVEEMANDVVAQQTVEIDRMRGLMA